From one Polynucleobacter sp. UK-FUSCHL-C3 genomic stretch:
- a CDS encoding flagellar basal body-associated FliL family protein: MPKLSSSTLRKKIFLAVAGVVFLALAVGGFFYYQQHAYEKELAEIEANKLENKIIKARLYREKNPLDNHYVKLTSNHYNRIQVNVNDGKFRTYVTAEIVLKVQNSATASNLKNVLPLIEHKANTLLSSIPAQDLRSAFGRNAFTQQVLLFANDLLDPELTTLYKNQFNATPAKTGDNKSETDSLPFEITTEDLPVQAVLFEAFVINR; the protein is encoded by the coding sequence ATGCCTAAATTATCATCATCAACGCTTAGAAAAAAGATTTTCCTCGCTGTCGCTGGGGTCGTATTTTTGGCTCTCGCTGTGGGCGGATTTTTCTATTATCAACAGCATGCGTATGAAAAAGAGCTCGCTGAAATAGAGGCCAATAAGCTTGAAAACAAAATCATAAAAGCGCGCTTGTATCGTGAAAAAAATCCGCTCGATAACCACTACGTCAAATTAACAAGCAATCACTACAACCGCATACAGGTCAATGTGAATGATGGCAAGTTCCGAACCTATGTGACTGCTGAGATTGTTCTAAAAGTTCAGAATAGTGCGACTGCCAGTAACCTGAAAAATGTATTACCACTCATCGAGCATAAGGCTAATACATTGCTTTCTTCTATTCCCGCCCAAGACTTAAGATCGGCCTTTGGAAGAAATGCATTTACTCAGCAGGTCTTGCTCTTTGCCAACGACCTTCTCGACCCCGAGCTAACCACTTTGTATAAAAATCAATTTAATGCAACCCCTGCAAAGACGGGAGACAATAAATCTGAAACCGATTCTCTGCCTTTTGAGATTACTACCGAAGACCTACCAGTTCAGGCAGTACTCTTTGAGGCCTTCGTGATCAACCGTTAA
- the rpoN gene encoding RNA polymerase factor sigma-54 — MKIALKTQFGQHLALTPQLQRSIQLLQISSAELEEEVAKAAEENPMLEYSPPDQSKDDGEPNEKMEMIQANWASSAPSRDDDEDWDTRHEQQAQVKSLLNYLEEQIQSLRIDPPAKGLVVYLAGCLDERGYLPESLEDLATEIHSELKITKASALTQLKTALTELQKLDPAGIGAHSLAECLCLQIQRQMQFDTEHSDKLQLALNLAQNHLSKIAQKDWSKLRQIFKQSEANIMEAVAHIRTLQHNPGEHFDTNVEQWISPDVFIKLNAKGKWVVHSNQAIKPRLTLNQEYSRILKENNAKKNNLALHQKMLEARWLIKNIEQREETILKVAEAIVERQQNFFHQGNIAMKPLVLREIAAAIGMHESTISRVTNNKYLACPAGIFEFKYFFSAQLSSEKGQAVSATAVQSLIKQIILDETPKKPISDNQITNLLASQGFVVARRTVAKYRELLRIPPAHLRKN, encoded by the coding sequence ATGAAGATCGCTCTTAAAACCCAGTTTGGCCAGCATCTTGCGCTAACCCCGCAATTGCAGCGATCGATCCAGCTTCTCCAAATCTCCTCCGCTGAACTCGAAGAAGAGGTTGCTAAGGCAGCTGAGGAAAATCCCATGTTGGAATACTCCCCGCCTGATCAATCGAAAGACGATGGGGAGCCAAACGAAAAAATGGAAATGATCCAAGCCAATTGGGCATCGAGCGCTCCATCACGCGATGACGATGAAGATTGGGATACGCGGCACGAGCAACAAGCCCAGGTCAAGTCACTCCTTAATTACCTGGAAGAGCAGATACAGTCATTGCGGATTGATCCCCCAGCAAAGGGATTAGTGGTTTACTTGGCGGGCTGCCTGGATGAGCGTGGTTATTTACCCGAGTCGTTAGAAGATCTAGCCACAGAAATCCATTCAGAGCTAAAGATCACTAAGGCATCCGCCCTCACACAGCTCAAAACTGCACTAACTGAGTTACAAAAATTGGATCCGGCTGGCATTGGCGCACACTCACTCGCAGAATGTCTGTGCCTGCAAATACAGCGGCAAATGCAGTTCGATACCGAGCACTCCGACAAGTTACAGCTTGCATTGAACTTAGCCCAAAACCATCTTAGTAAGATTGCGCAAAAAGATTGGAGCAAATTACGGCAAATCTTTAAGCAGTCCGAGGCAAATATTATGGAGGCCGTGGCGCATATCAGAACGCTCCAACATAACCCAGGCGAACATTTTGATACCAATGTTGAGCAATGGATTAGCCCTGATGTTTTTATTAAGCTAAACGCAAAGGGTAAGTGGGTGGTGCACTCTAATCAAGCAATCAAGCCTCGCCTGACACTCAACCAAGAATACAGTCGCATTCTGAAAGAAAATAATGCGAAGAAAAATAATTTAGCGCTTCACCAAAAAATGCTAGAAGCCCGCTGGCTGATTAAGAACATTGAGCAACGCGAGGAAACGATCCTAAAAGTAGCCGAGGCCATCGTAGAGCGCCAACAGAATTTCTTTCACCAAGGCAATATCGCTATGAAGCCTCTCGTCCTACGAGAAATAGCGGCCGCAATTGGTATGCATGAATCGACCATCTCGCGGGTCACCAACAACAAATATTTAGCCTGTCCTGCCGGTATCTTTGAGTTCAAGTACTTCTTTAGCGCACAACTAAGCTCTGAAAAAGGTCAAGCTGTATCGGCAACTGCAGTTCAATCTCTAATTAAACAAATCATTTTGGACGAGACCCCTAAAAAACCGATTTCTGATAATCAGATCACAAACTTACTGGCAAGTCAGGGCTTTGTGGTTGCTCGCAGAACGGTCGCTAAATACCGTGAGCTCTTGCGGATACCCCCAGCTCACCTTCGTAAGAATTGA
- a CDS encoding polymer-forming cytoskeletal protein, with protein sequence MADNIKPGSLYVGEGVIIKGTFDVPDMAAIAGLVEGELTTKQVLVDSSGVINGKVNAETVEVRGEITQGLSVTDHLTVYATGKITGTIEYAQISVEKGAHLTGDLKVISKTTY encoded by the coding sequence ATGGCTGACAACATCAAACCTGGCTCCCTCTACGTTGGCGAGGGTGTCATTATCAAAGGTACCTTTGATGTTCCAGACATGGCAGCAATTGCCGGCCTCGTTGAGGGTGAGTTGACCACCAAGCAGGTCTTAGTCGATTCCTCAGGGGTTATTAACGGTAAGGTGAATGCCGAGACCGTCGAGGTACGCGGTGAAATTACGCAAGGTCTGTCAGTGACCGATCACTTAACTGTTTACGCAACGGGCAAAATTACCGGCACGATCGAGTACGCACAGATTAGTGTTGAAAAAGGTGCTCACTTAACGGGTGATCTCAAGGTTATTAGCAAGACAACGTATTAA
- a CDS encoding ATP-binding protein, with product MKLLLSIYFFIFAAIQLGLLIGISHYIGPKSRSKPNTYWLAALVVNVSGLLLFAIGILFTADIQKPPGIFTIANTFFYAAAIFQGAFFYSLNKELSEHLRWPLFISIIVYGLIFEYLRLYASFEARTIFAVLVYALVFAWQIREAFLFNRKLQLQQLRYFQYAAVGEALFLVPRLIILLSSDHPIRSMDELPLLLILFTLGQILMNTISFIAIWGYWSERLAFDGRQTESENETFKKLLMERETLIASLLKANKTSSTGALSASIAHEINQPLGAIQINSEFLQKKLQAENLDRELIMRIANDIAKDNMRAARIIQTLKAIFAEKYDAIPDFVSVREVIDAVLLLSQSDLNQKQIHVEIDIEKNLQIPMSFGEAQQLFINLFNNSVQALVSSKPPSKTIRILGMQKGEITEIQFEDNGLGVPVDQQKYLFELFTGTKREGMGLGLWLCNYIVTHHGGRIQYDSLQNIGAVFKITFTAPV from the coding sequence ATGAAGCTTCTTCTGTCGATCTATTTTTTTATCTTTGCGGCGATACAACTTGGCTTGTTGATTGGCATTTCTCACTACATCGGCCCCAAGAGTCGCTCTAAACCTAATACCTACTGGCTAGCCGCTCTTGTCGTTAACGTTAGCGGTCTTTTGTTATTTGCCATTGGTATTTTATTCACTGCAGATATTCAAAAACCGCCGGGGATATTTACGATTGCCAATACATTCTTTTATGCAGCAGCAATTTTTCAGGGAGCCTTCTTTTATTCTCTAAATAAAGAACTATCCGAGCATCTCCGATGGCCTCTTTTCATATCGATCATCGTGTATGGACTGATTTTTGAGTACCTGAGACTTTATGCCAGCTTTGAGGCCCGAACCATATTCGCGGTCTTAGTTTATGCCTTAGTGTTTGCTTGGCAAATTCGGGAAGCATTTCTATTTAATCGCAAATTGCAATTACAGCAATTACGCTATTTTCAGTATGCAGCTGTTGGAGAAGCCCTTTTCTTAGTCCCCCGATTAATCATATTGCTAAGTTCTGACCATCCCATTCGCTCAATGGATGAGTTACCTCTTTTACTGATCCTCTTTACTTTAGGGCAAATCCTAATGAACACCATATCCTTTATTGCTATTTGGGGATATTGGTCTGAGCGTTTGGCTTTTGATGGTCGACAGACAGAATCAGAAAATGAGACTTTCAAAAAATTGCTGATGGAGCGCGAGACCTTGATTGCCTCATTATTAAAGGCTAATAAAACAAGCTCTACAGGAGCTTTATCTGCCTCCATTGCGCATGAGATCAATCAGCCTTTGGGGGCAATACAGATTAACAGCGAGTTTTTGCAGAAGAAGTTACAGGCTGAGAACTTGGATCGTGAGCTTATTATGCGAATTGCCAACGATATTGCTAAAGATAATATGCGTGCCGCACGGATTATCCAAACCCTAAAAGCGATCTTTGCAGAAAAATACGATGCAATTCCTGATTTCGTCTCTGTTAGAGAGGTCATTGACGCTGTCTTACTCTTGTCTCAATCTGATCTCAATCAGAAGCAAATCCATGTAGAGATTGACATAGAAAAAAATCTGCAAATCCCCATGAGTTTTGGGGAGGCGCAGCAATTGTTCATCAATCTATTTAACAATTCAGTTCAGGCTCTAGTTAGCTCGAAGCCACCTTCCAAAACCATTCGCATACTTGGAATGCAAAAAGGAGAGATCACCGAAATTCAGTTTGAGGATAACGGCTTAGGCGTGCCAGTTGATCAGCAGAAATACTTGTTTGAGCTCTTTACAGGCACTAAGCGCGAGGGGATGGGTTTGGGCCTATGGTTGTGTAATTACATTGTGACGCACCATGGTGGCCGGATTCAGTATGACAGTCTGCAAAATATTGGTGCAGTGTTCAAGATTACATTTACAGCCCCGGTCTAA